Genomic window (Mustela nigripes isolate SB6536 chromosome 18, MUSNIG.SB6536, whole genome shotgun sequence):
CCAAGCTTCCATTGTCTTTCAAGGACCAAGAGGGAGACAGTCCACAGTCTAGAAAGAGCTCATGAATCATGACCTCCCCAACTTTTCCTTAAAGCAAGTGAACCGCACGTCCCAGAAAGAGCTACATGGGCTAGCCTTTCCACTAAGAGAACCAACAAGAGTTTGAAGCAAAATTCAAGTTCTATATTTTTGGGGTTTCCATAAATACATCAGGTTCTTTTACAGCCCACGGCCCCTTGCTTATAAAGTGCCCACTTCACCCGAGAGTACTCCTTTCCATGCCTGTTTCCGTTTCTCAATTCAGTCTGGTGTAAAACGAACAGCATTTCAAACACAACTTCGAAATGTATCTCTTTCACTGATTGAAGGCTTGTGCCTTCAGTAGCTTGTGCGATTTGGTGATGAAAATAAGTAGAGTCTACTTGCGCTACATATAGGCCTTCTGTATATTGTGTGCTTTGTCAGGATGTGTGACCTTAACAGCTTCTCTAAGTCCTTCAGTTCTCTCAGTGGCCTCGTTAGCCTTACCATGGACAACAATTGAAAATTTCAGTGCTATCATCAGGGCAGCATGGGCCCttggaaactgaaaaagaaaagtagattaAAACTACagagattgtaaaaaaaaaaaatttttaattaaaaaaaatatatcctctcCTGACTTGAAATTTGGGATCTctatgcttttgtttccttcagccGTCTGTTAATCTTCTTCACCCACAACAACTATGACAAAAACGAACATGGGGCAGAGATTTATCTTGAATTCCACCTGCATTATTGGTTGGAAATAAGATAAAAGACCTAGGTCTGTTTCTGATAGGATGCAGTTAAGATCGCAGAACCCACACGATGTGTGCCTCCAAAGGATGcttcattaatttcatttactgAATTGAAAGGCCATATAGCCAGGAGGGGATTTGCCATCTGACCATTGGCGAAATAGAATGTATCATGAAGTATATGTCGAAGAGCAGGTTTTGtgtgtgatgatgatgatgttccTGATTAATAGGAATCTTCAAGTTGTGTCTCTTTGTTTATCCAGCAATACGTATCTAAAAATGTCATCTCTAGTGAGCATATTGTTGAGCGAGAAGCGGAGACATCGTTTTCCACCAGTCACTACACCTCAACAGCTCACCACTCCACCACCGTTACCCAGACTCCAAGCCACAGGTATGAGAATGAAAACCATTGCAGGGCACTACTCCACGAGAGAACTTCTAGACCTTGCCTTTTGCTCTCACTGCCTCAGAAAGGAACAGGAGACACATAGGAGGCAAGGACGTATAGCAAAATGTATAATTTGGGACAAAAACGGACTTCGGACATCAAGTGACTCTGCCATTTAATTGCTGTTTAAATTGCAGCCTCCCATTTTTTCAGtgctgaaagtaaaaataatacctaCTCACAGGATTGTTGTTCCCCATTTTAGAGATTGTCTTTATTCATGCCTGACTACTCATTGAATTGCTACAATAGAAAATGTCTGTCCTAGATGCTCTATAGTAATTAGAAGTTCACCCCTTCCTGTGACTGGGCTGCCCTTGGAAATGTCCGACAGCTGAACTTAACATCGGGGATTCCCGTGTGAGAGCATGCTACCAAGGGCAACACGGGGCTGCCCAGTGTAGCTCATGGGCCAAGTGTCTCCTTAACCTAAGCCACTCGAGAACAGAGAGATTGTAAGAACACTTAGTACACACTGACATTTggtaaatatgtgttgaatggaTGAACAAGTAAATAAACTCTATCCTTACAAAGCCAAACAAAATCAAGATCCTCTCTAGAGCAAGTAAGACTAATTCTATTCTGAGATGAGTAACGTTGTCATCAAATACTGATAGACCGAAGTGGAATAGTTACCAGGTCACTTCCTTTCATTTCCACTTTTGCAgatccttaaaaaatacatatgtatctctctttgcctctcccgtTTCCCCTCCAGCTGGAGCAATGGGCACACTGAAAGCATCCTTTCGGAAAGTCACTCTGTAATCATGATGTCGTCAGTAGAAAACAGCAGACACACCAGCCCAACCGGGGGCCCACGAGGACGACTTAATGGCTTGGGAGGCCCTCGCGAATGTAACAGCTTCCTCAGGCATGCTAGAGAAACCCCTGACTCCTACCGAGACTCTCCTCATAGTGAAAGGTAAAACCGGAGGGGAAAACTACCACAGAGGAGAGAGCACCCCAGTAGCAGAATCCCCATGAGCACCTGTGGTCTCACCTACAGAACTCTGCTCCAACGAGACTAAGGGGCGGCAGTTGCCCCTTCCAGTTCCCTAGTTGATGAACTCATCTTTTTGTTTGACTGAACTCATTTCTTCTGAGCTGCGTGCATTGTCCCTGACAGGCGACAGATTCTTAAGGAGCAGGACTGATTTGACGTGTCCGGGGCAGCTAACCCAGAGGTGGCAGCTCTGACCTGAGGCTCACACccactctgagcctctgttttctccgTTGTAACTTTAGAGAGATGGCACCAGTGTTCAAGAAGGACCCTTCTATAATTCGAATTTGCCGAGTTATCCGAATTCCGGTCTAGCTGGTCTCGTGAACTTGGGTGCTAAGTTTTTCTTACCTTCCAGCCTCTGTTAAATCAGATCAAGGGCTGTGCCATTGCTGACTCTCATGGGGAACTGCTTGCATTCCACCATATAATATCCCTTttacaaaattcaaaaagaagGGACGAGTAAATCTTTTGTATGCTGCCGACGCAGTCTTCGCAGGGGGGTTTCAAAGCAGATTTTGCTCTATTCCAGAATGTTCTGGCTTTCTTCTGGGGATACCGCACTGggttgcgggggggtgggggggtggcggcGCAAGGGTTATAGACAAGGTAAAATCaaaaacagagggaaggaaagtaaGAGACGCTTCATAGGAATACTGAATTCATAgattctctttattcattttcacttaaATTGGGAGAGAGTTACAGCCAACCAGCATTTGCCAACCAGCAGGATCAGTAAGTTGttacttgtttgttttcaaatccaGAGGGATACTGCCTGTTTGTTTACTGTATGATGATCTCAGTGTAATCCTTGGCCACTTGCTGAAAGGTTTACGTGATGTCCATTCCATACCTAGTCACGTGGGTAGGGATAATGCTAATGGACCCGTGCCACTCATGGACTGGCTGGGAAGTCCTTGAAGTAAGGAAGTAATGAAGGATGACTGGTTCTGGGCCAGCAGGTCCTGGAGAGCTTGCTGATCTCTTCTTCGAGGGTCTTTACCCCAAAATGGGATTTCAGAGCTTTTTGGAATGAGAGGTTGCTCTGTCATTCATCTGTGAAAATGTAGGCATGGTCCCAAACTGGTTTAAAAACCTCAGTCTTAAATTCATATAATTGTATCTTTATGTATTAAGAAACTCTATCTTAATCCAGTCTTTTTTGGGACCGGAGAAAGAGGCGAGGGATCAATTCTGTCTTCATCACTCCATGTGGTATTTCTCTCGAAAGGCTGACGTTTTCCTGCTGTGGTAGGCTTCCGTGCACACCACAAATACTATCTAGGACCGCAGAATCCACCTGAACCTTGAGAGCTTGGAGAGAAAAGATGAATCACCTTTATGTATTGGCTGAATCTGGATTAGCACTTCTCAGAGAGCTTAATTTAAGTATCCCCAGAACAGAAGTTGGAGCCTCGAGCCCCAAGTATTTCCATCTCTAAACACCTTCCTGTTTTAGACACAGCTAGACCTCACATCCGTATGACTCTGAATCATGGCAGAAGAGCAGGAAAGTTAATAGGATTTCTGTTCCTGTTAGCTAGAGTTCGAATAACGGTGTCCTGTGTCATCACAGGTCTTGTCAAATTAGACTCTGTGAATGCCAACGTGAAGAAAAGAGTGTTTTGGTGCTATGCATTGGCAACATTTTTATCAAAGTTGAGAAATGTGACTCTGAGTAAGCCACATCTTCTTCAGTGCTAACTCAGGCCTTCTTGTTCTGGAGAAAGAAATCAtgacatggtttttaaaaaaaaaaatgcattcgaTGTCTTGACAATGAGATTTACGGAGCACTACTGGATATAACGTGACGTGAGGTAACATGGTACAGCCAACCCTGAGCAGTCACAAAAGCTAAGCCAAAGACTGATGAAGCCATGGGTTTTTGACGAGAGGTAGACTGGAGCTTGGAAGTGCCTAGGGCGCCAACATAAGGTTCTCTCTGACTTGTTTCTAAATGTCTTGGTCACTGGGATGGAGAGTTGCAAATAGAATGTTAAAAGTAGTAGCATTTcatggaaaaactgaaagcacTCAAATGTGTTACACTGTTACCAGGAATAAATCTAAGTTactatgctctttttttttcataagacATAACCTTATAGCTGAGCTAAGGAGAAACAAGGCACACAGATCCAAATGCACGCAGACCCAGCTATCAGCAACTCATCTTAGATCTTCCTCCATTCCCCATTTGGGCTTCATTCTCTAAGACCCCTTGGCCTTTAGGAAGGTATAGTATTTAAGTAATACTTCTTTCCCTTCCAAATCCCTGTGCCTTGGTCCTTGTACACTGAAAGGTTTCCAGGACCCAGTGCCCTCTTGTCCTGACTCtgatgcttttatttaaaatcacgATGAACTTGCAAATCCCCAGAGCTTGGATGAGTTAGGCAATCTAGCTGATCTTTGCATGTACTCCCGTGAGGAAACTCTTGGCTACATAATTCTAGATTCCAAGGGTGCCGAATGTCCTTAGTGTTAAAAATCCAGAAGTGTATATAATGCATAGAAATTCTTTGCTTTCTAAATCTATGATATCATGCCTTCTGTCCCCTTACCTTCCCTACTCTCTGCCTTTTCTTATGTCACACTCATGCGGGGTATTCTGTGCTCACACAGGTATGTGTCAGCAATGACCACCCCGGCTCGTATGTCACCTGTAGATTTCCACACGCCAAGCTCCCCCAAATCGCCCCCTTCGGAAATGTCTCCACCTGCGTCCAGCACGACAGTATCCATGCCCGTCATGGCAGTCAGCCCCTTCGTGGAAGAAGAGAGACCTCTGCTTCTGGTGACACCACCAAGGCTGCGGGAGAAGTATGACCATCACCCTCAGCAGTTCAACTCCTTCCACCACAACCCCGCCCATGAGAGCAACAGCCTGCCCCCTAGCCCCTTGAGGATAGTGGAGGATGAGGAGTACGAAACCACCCAGGAGTACGAGCCAGCTCAAGAACCTGTTAAGAAACTCACCAGTAGCCGGCGGGCCAAAAGAACCAAGCCCAATGGCCACATCACCAACAGGTTGGAAATGGACAGCAACGCAAGCGCTGAGGGCACTAACTCAGAGAGTGAAACAGAAGATGAGAGAGTAGGGGAGGATACACCCTTCCTGGGCATTCAGAACCCCCTGGCAGCCAGTCTTGAGGCAGCACCTGCCTTCCGCCTGGCGGACAGCAGGACTAACCCAGCAGCCCGCTTCTCGACGCAGGAGGAATTGCAGGCCAGGCTGTCTAGTGTAATCGCTAATCAAGACCCTATCGCTGTATAAAACCGAAATAAACACATAGATTCACctgtaaaactttattttatataataaagtattCCACCTTaaattaaacaatttattttattttagcagttctgcaaatagaaaacaggaaaaaaaaacttttataaattaaatatatgtatgtaaaaatgtGTTATGTGCCATATGTAGCAATTTTTTACAGTATTTCAAAACGAGAAAGATATCAATGGTGCCTTTATGTTCTGTTATGTTGAGAGCAAGTTTTGTACAGTTACTGTGATTGCTTTTCCACAGTATTTCAGCAAAACCTCCCATATATTCAGTTTTCGCTGGCTTCTCGTGCATTGCATTCTGATGTTGATGGGATGTATGATTTGCAAGACTTGCAACTGTCCCTCCGTTTGCTTCTAGTAGCGCCCGATCAGTACGTCTTGTAATGGCACATCCATCGAAATACTCTTCTCTTTTGTATgaagttttcttttgctttcagtATATGAAACGAGTTGTGTCTCCTCTGCCAGCCAAAGGTTCGCTTCACTGGGCTCTGAGATAATAGTAGATCCAACAGCATGCTACTATTAATTACAGCAGGAAACTGCACTAAGTAATGTTAAATATTAGGAAGAAAGTAatattgtgattttaaaaaaactatattctTAATCAGAAGACAGCTCGCTCTCGCGAAAATGAGCTACCATTTGCtttatttgggtttatttttcttgacaAAGAGCAACAGTTTGGGGGACTAGCATAGAAAATGGGTTCTGGCCTGCTTTTTGGGGTAAGCCCATTACCTTAGCAGAGGACTCCACCTCAGTTTCTGGGGGAATGACACAGCAGGTCATCTAGTTGAAAATCAAACCGTGGCGGAGAAAGGTGCAATCGTTCCTGACTTGGGTTTCTCGCTGACTCGGGAGCTGGCCATTGGTTGTGTCTTATCAGCTCATGAACAGATGTGTTACGGCACAAAATGACCATGAAATGATGGCACACTCAGCGTTTTGTGTGAAATACTTCTGCCGTGAAATACGCCTGCCGTATGCGGTGGTGACTAGACATCCTAGAGAAATAGGTCTGTTGTAGAGTGTTTAGAAGGAGTGAGTGTGTCTAGAAGGCACCAGTGTGACTTGGGTGTGGTCTTAAATAGTTGTGTTGCCCACGCCTTTCTCCTCAtgattttcctcttgttttttcaATGTTGCCTCGATCAGGTCATAACTATGCATGAACATTTTTGTCAGGAATGGCCAACTTGCATGTGATTTGTGATTGGCAAGAGCCTTCCACAAGTGATGAGTCATCAGGGAATGTGGACGGTGTTGGGAAATTGCACCTTTCCTTGCAGAAGTGACCCCCACCTGTGTCCTGGCCTCTCCATCTGCAGCCTGTATCATCcgttccccaccccctttcttaTCTTTTGCTTTACTGTCACGAAACAGGTATGAAGATGGGTCTGGGCTTCACCTGTTCTCTCTGATTGTAAGTCCAAGGAAGGCCTATAGGCGTTAACATTTGGAATAAATGCTAATTCAGGAAAataaggggatttttaaaaaacgcAGCCCCCATTTTACACCCTGCCCGACATCTGTCAAATCAGGCTAGAGCTTTACTTAGATTCCCAGTGGCCTCCTGGGGTCCATGGGGCAAATGGGAAAAAGGTTGGCAGGGGGTTGCAAATACCAGGCGTGAAGTCACCGAGAGCAACGTTTGCAGGTGAACTGGATTTAGATCTTCATCGAATTAGATCTTCATCAAATGTCTGTGTTCGAATTCTCGGGAAGAAGGGACGTGCAAGGAGGTCTTGGGAAAATGTGGGTTGGACACGAGTCATGTCATTAAGCTCCTTTCATGTTTCTACAACCCACAGAGATGTCGGTCTGCAGGTCCGTGAAGTTACTCTGAGTATCTGGTGGCCTGAACCGTCCTTCGTTACTCACATGCCACTTTCTCTGTGCTCTGTCGGGCTGCCCGAGTTGCTCCGATTTCCCCGTTCTGTAGAAATGAGTAAGCTCCTGGCAGGGGGAAGAGGACAGTCCACCCGAAGAGGTCCTTTAAATTATGCTAATATTGCCTTTGAAGGCCTTGGCTTATTCAGAGACTATGTCAATAAAGAAATTTCTACCTTTAATGGAAAGTCTAAAATTTCTGTTGCAAAAATCTTAGGGCATTGGAGTCATCCAATGGCCCATTGTGGAgaatttctggaataaatgaaatcttctgcTGAGAGGAACCAACATTTTCCTCACTATGAAAATTTCTGTATACCTTTTCAGGTCACAAATATATAGGGACATTTAGGACAAGAGGACGTTTTCTTTCCAGCTTGATTCTGGTCACTCAGAGAGGTGGCATATTTGCTGGGATAGCCTTTCCTTCTGTAGAAGAAGAGTTTCCCCTGGTAAGAAAGGCCAGCTGTCTCCTCAGGGCTACCTGCTGCCACCACCAGCTTTGTGTTCCAAGGGACCGCTCTGTGATGTTTAGTCACCACATGGCTCTCAACCATACCTGTCTAGAAACTCAGGTGGTGTGGTGGTAATCCCAAGAAGGGGTGTAGACCCATGCTCTCAGCCTGTGGCCAGCTTTCGGGGGTTTTCAGGGGTGGAAATCACCCAGAAGTTTGACAGCAACTGTGTTTCCTGGGTCTGAAATCGTATCCCACCAAGGGGTAGTGCAGTACAGGCGAAACTTCTTTTCTCACTCAAGATTCCTTTTCCATCCTATTCGCCCTTCTTGCCTGGTAtgacttgttttgtttattttttgcaagAGTGCCTGGACAGCCTCAGGCTTTCCACCAAATGGCACTCTGCCCGAGTATATGTGAATGTGTCCCAAACACCAACAGACCGTATCTTCCTTGTTTAAGTGTGACTGTCTTGATAGAGATGGAGTCTATCCAGGGTAACTTGCTCATGAGTATTCCTTTTTTTGGCCTGAGTTAAAAGGTGCATGGATCATAGGGATGAAAATCAGGAAGGCCTGGTTTTATCTTTTAGTACTAGCTCCATTCCACCACCCACAAAGATTTCTATCTGCAGAGACCCGTCAAACACTGCAGAGAAATGCAGGCAAAAGGAAACGGCCACATTTCACGAGttctattatatattcttttgtaaATACACATCGTACGTTACTTGGATGTTTTCCTAAATCATTTTACTGTCTTTATGAGTTAATGTCCATTTCTTACTCTCTTGACTGACTGTGTAACATTGTAAATAACATAATgtcctttattatttatatttaagcatCTAACATAGAGTTGTTTTCATATAAGTTTAAgataaatgtcaaaaatatatgggttttttttttcatttttctttgctttaaaattatgtatcttttccttttcctttttttttttttttaagaataatttattgtTCAGGAGAAAGAATGTATATGTAATTGAAACTATTTGAAGAATGCACATTTGAAGGCCCTGAGGTACTGATAAACTAAAGAATTTATTATCCAAAATACTAAGCAATAAGTAATTgtgatttatttaaagttttgttcattttccatgAAAGACATACTGCAATAAAAATGCTACTCTGTGGAGGCGTGGGAGTGTTGCTCAGCAGACTAACGTTTCAGTCTGTTAGACCAGCACCTTGCCGCTGTGATAGTTGTATTAATGTAGGAACATGTCTGATGGACCCCATGACCATCTCCTCTGTCTCTTGCTTTTGCCAaactgccttttcttctctcacCTTCTGCCTGTTGGTTCTGCTCACCACCGTCTTCCATGTCCAAGGGGCCACAAGCAAGCAATACGatgtcttcttccccttctcctcaccCCCCAATAACGTATCAGAGAGGATGTCTTAGGGCCTGATTGCCTGGATCCCAGTTGTTATTTTGTAGGGACTGCAAGAGACTTCTTCAGACCAACGGTAATGTCAAAGTGACAATCCCTTGCAATCGTGACAGGGGAACCTGTTACCTGGGTTCAAGTAATCCAACGGCCAACAGGGCCCAAGAAGCAGCCATCAGAACCTGGCCATGCTCAGCTTTCCTGTAGCTCtggtaaatttattttccatCAGGCCTATGATTTATGGATTCAGGCCCACGATTTATTGATTCAGTTTTGAGAGAAGATAAGGCTAAGTTGGATTCTTTCCCCTTGTGGTATCAATAAATCAAACGAAATGCCCACCTTACTGCTCAGGGCAGGGCCTATGCATGAGAAATTTCCCACATTCAAAGATTTAGTCATAGAAATGAGGAGATAACTTTTCTTGTTGAAATTAGCCGAAACAAAAGCCATATTTTAGCAAATAGATATTTGCATGGgtaatactttttatatatttcaagcAATTTACTCATTATTCTAGATAAGATTAGGGCTTCTAAAGTATGTGAAATAGAGCTCAGCAATCCTGTGGGGGTACACAGGGGCCTCCGCTGGAGTTTGAGGGTCCCCGATGCGTGCCATCAAAGGCCACCTTCATATACGTACATGATCCCTAATACCTAGTAAGAGCTCCACTGGTGTCATTTCCCAAACAGTCTGGATGTCTAAGAGATTCCAATAGTGGCCTTTGACTGTACTAGTTCTTATTATTTACATTATGAACTTTTCAAAACAATCCAGAATCCTCATATCTGTGATATGTGTCAACTTTGGCTTACATAGACatacgcgcgcacacacacaattCCTCACACACACCATCCTGAAGCCGCCACATCCGTCTCCCTTGTCCACTCTAGCCAACCAGCCATTTGGCAAATCAAGGAGTGCACAGaatattgaaaaattaaagacTGAGATACTTCCTGTATCTTCAAGTTGAAGCTGAGGCTTTGCCCACCCCCTCAAACTGAAAACTACAAGCAGCTGTCTTAGTAACGTACGTTAAAATCGGATACCTAACATATATTGATATTTGAGGCAGAAGCTTATGGAGTGGACCGTGGTACAGAGAGAATGAAGATTATCCGAATATCTAGATTATTACCGCAATTCTCTATTCACTTCAATGCTGTAGACTGGAATGTCAAACCCAGGCCAACACCACCTTGTAGCCTAATGTCTGGGGAGGACATCCTTAGACTACCCTGCTCTCTCCCCTGATGATGAATGGCAAAAGGGCCTGATGCCAGGGATTGGGGGTTAAGTGAGGCAATTCTGAAGTCTAGAGATTTAGGATGCTGGAGGGAGTGGAAAATTTTGATGACTTCATGTGAATCACTTTGTAGTCTATCTTGGGCTTGCCCTTTCtgaagcagaataaaataaatttatggaaACCATTACTCCAAAAGACTGATCTGGTAGGCAATAGAAATGCTTTCAGTTTATGTAAGACAGGACCCTCCTGCTGCTACAGTAAGCCACCATATTCCTCTCTTTAAGGCTGTGGTTGGACAGAGAAGCCAGACCCAATCCCGCATGTCCCTGTGGGCTCCTGTGCACAAACTGCGGCTGTCATTGCTAGACCTCTCTGGTGAGCTGTTGGGTTCGAGCTCCTGTGAACTTCAGAACATTGCTTGGCATGGGGGTTGCAAAGGGATTTTGTTACTTGGAGGAAACCCATCATGATCCAcctgatctttttaaaaacaaaccagaagagaccagTAATTCATAAAAGGAGACATAGAATAGGGTAGGAGTTCTATCGTTTGCTCCCATCAAATGTATTTACTGGACAGAATTTGATGGAGGAAGCGactctcttcccaccccacaaCATGCCAAAGAGGCTAGAGAATTACCATCACAGATACAAAATCATTCATTGCTTATGTACAGGTTTGCGCATATGTGGAGAAATAATCTATTatgcataaataatattttataatattttatggtttaaaatatccttttcatttataatccTCTTAAACCCATGGGCTGTTGATATGATAAATAATGAGGAAATTTTAGGTGCAGGAAAGTTGAAAGTGTTTCCTAGAGCTACC
Coding sequences:
- the NRG1 gene encoding pro-neuregulin-1, membrane-bound isoform isoform X6 gives rise to the protein MSERKEGRGKGKGKKDRGSGKKPALPAGGQSPALPPRLKEMRSQESAAGSRLVLRCETSSEYSSLKFKWFKNGSELNRKNKPQNIKIQKKPGKSELRINKASLADSGEYMCKVTSKLGNDSASANITIVDSNDLITGMPVSTERAYVSSESPIRISVSTEGANTSSSTSTSTTGTSHLVKCAEKEKTFCVNGGECFMVKDLSNPSRYLCKCPNEFTGDRCQNYVMASFYKAEELYQKRVLTITGICIALLVVGIMCVVAYCKTKKQRKKLHDRLRQSLRSERNNMVNIANGPHHPNPPPENVQLVNQYVSKNVISSEHIVEREAETSFSTSHYTSTAHHSTTVTQTPSHSWSNGHTESILSESHSVIMMSSVENSRHTSPTGGPRGRLNGLGGPRECNSFLRHARETPDSYRDSPHSERYVSAMTTPARMSPVDFHTPSSPKSPPSEMSPPASSTTVSMPVMAVSPFVEEERPLLLVTPPRLREKYDHHPQQFNSFHHNPAHESNSLPPSPLRIVEDEEYETTQEYEPAQEPVKKLTSSRRAKRTKPNGHITNRLEMDSNASAEGTNSESETEDERVGEDTPFLGIQNPLAASLEAAPAFRLADSRTNPAARFSTQEELQARLSSVIANQDPIAV
- the NRG1 gene encoding pro-neuregulin-1, membrane-bound isoform isoform X5 — translated: MSERKEGRGKGKGKKDRGSGKKPALPAGGQSPALPPRLKEMRSQESAAGSRLVLRCETSSEYSSLKFKWFKNGSELNRKNKPQNIKIQKKPGKSELRINKASLADSGEYMCKVTSKLGNDSASANITIVDSNDLITGMPVSTERAYVSSESPIRISVSTEGANTSSSTSTSTTGTSHLVKCAEKEKTFCVNGGECFMVKDLSNPSRYLCKCQPGFTGARCTENVPMKVQNQEKAEELYQKRVLTITGICIALLVVGIMCVVAYCKTKKQRKKLHDRLRQSLRSERNNMVNIANGPHHPNPPPENVQLVNQYVSKNVISSEHIVEREAETSFSTSHYTSTAHHSTTVTQTPSHSWSNGHTESILSESHSVIMMSSVENSRHTSPTGGPRGRLNGLGGPRECNSFLRHARETPDSYRDSPHSERYVSAMTTPARMSPVDFHTPSSPKSPPSEMSPPASSTTVSMPVMAVSPFVEEERPLLLVTPPRLREKYDHHPQQFNSFHHNPAHESNSLPPSPLRIVEDEEYETTQEYEPAQEPVKKLTSSRRAKRTKPNGHITNRLEMDSNASAEGTNSESETEDERVGEDTPFLGIQNPLAASLEAAPAFRLADSRTNPAARFSTQEELQARLSSVIANQDPIAV
- the NRG1 gene encoding pro-neuregulin-1, membrane-bound isoform isoform X4 codes for the protein MSERKEGRGKGKGKKDRGSGKKPALPAGGQSPALPPRLKEMRSQESAAGSRLVLRCETSSEYSSLKFKWFKNGSELNRKNKPQNIKIQKKPGKSELRINKASLADSGEYMCKVTSKLGNDSASANITIVDSNDLITGMPVSTERAYVSSESPIRISVSTEGANTSSSTSTSTTGTSHLVKCAEKEKTFCVNGGECFMVKDLSNPSRYLCKCPNEFTGDRCQNYVMASFYKHLGIEFMEAEELYQKRVLTITGICIALLVVGIMCVVAYCKTKKQRKKLHDRLRQSLRSERNNMVNIANGPHHPNPPPENVQLVNQYVSKNVISSEHIVEREAETSFSTSHYTSTAHHSTTVTQTPSHSWSNGHTESILSESHSVIMMSSVENSRHTSPTGGPRGRLNGLGGPRECNSFLRHARETPDSYRDSPHSERYVSAMTTPARMSPVDFHTPSSPKSPPSEMSPPASSTTVSMPVMAVSPFVEEERPLLLVTPPRLREKYDHHPQQFNSFHHNPAHESNSLPPSPLRIVEDEEYETTQEYEPAQEPVKKLTSSRRAKRTKPNGHITNRLEMDSNASAEGTNSESETEDERVGEDTPFLGIQNPLAASLEAAPAFRLADSRTNPAARFSTQEELQARLSSVIANQDPIAV